In the genome of Hyphobacterium sp. CCMP332, one region contains:
- a CDS encoding PaaI family thioesterase, producing MSISEFKYKTRNPAFRELIKEKLKGQHFMRLVDFEITEINEGEIKGELNIEQKHHQQNGFLHGGVVSTMSDIVMGFAAFSLVPEDFHVVTAELKVSYFAPGIGVKAFALGRVLKSGKKLNFCEAEIYIENKGIRKLIAHATSTMASILPEEMKKKN from the coding sequence ATGTCTATTTCAGAATTTAAATATAAAACCAGAAACCCCGCATTTAGAGAATTAATTAAGGAAAAATTAAAAGGACAGCATTTTATGCGTCTTGTGGACTTCGAAATTACCGAAATAAATGAAGGCGAAATAAAAGGCGAATTGAACATTGAGCAAAAACATCATCAGCAAAACGGTTTTCTTCACGGTGGTGTTGTCAGCACCATGTCGGATATTGTGATGGGATTTGCTGCCTTCAGTCTTGTACCCGAAGATTTTCATGTGGTCACTGCAGAATTGAAAGTGTCCTATTTCGCCCCGGGTATAGGTGTAAAAGCTTTTGCTTTGGGCAGGGTTTTAAAAAGCGGAAAAAAATTAAACTTCTGTGAAGCAGAAATTTATATTGAGAATAAGGGCATAAGAAAACTTATTGCACATGCCACATCGACAATGGCATCAATATTGCCGGAGGAAATGAAAAAGAAGAATTAA
- a CDS encoding DUF1573 domain-containing protein: protein MKKVFALALILTVFQLAKAQKLEMEAEPKAEKGVPVLAFAEEAYDFGDITQGDKVTHVFKFKNEGSVPLLISNVQTTCGCTVPEWPKTPIPPGAESEIKATFNSSGKMGQQNKVITIHSNASEPVSRVMLKSNVLPKDAAQN, encoded by the coding sequence ATGAAGAAAGTATTCGCATTAGCATTAATATTAACAGTATTTCAATTGGCAAAAGCTCAGAAACTTGAGATGGAAGCTGAACCCAAAGCTGAAAAGGGTGTGCCCGTATTGGCATTTGCAGAAGAGGCCTATGATTTTGGTGATATTACTCAGGGAGATAAGGTGACCCATGTTTTTAAATTTAAAAATGAGGGCTCAGTACCTTTGTTGATTTCAAATGTTCAAACCACATGTGGTTGTACTGTACCCGAGTGGCCAAAAACTCCAATTCCTCCGGGAGCGGAAAGCGAGATTAAAGCGACCTTTAACAGTTCTGGAAAAATGGGACAGCAAAATAAAGTTATAACCATTCACTCCAATGCCAGTGAACCGGTTTCCAGAGTGATGTTAAAATCAAATGTTCTGCCAAAAGATGCTGCTCAGAATTAA
- a CDS encoding DUF58 domain-containing protein, which produces MKEIIKKLRQYDIRIRKAINSHMQGDFHSVFKGSGLEFDDVREYQYGDDVRSIDWNVSAKGHGTFIKTYKEEKEQTVFFLLDVSASQEIGTSGHQKIDVAKEICGVLSLSAVRESSQVGVLAYSDQKEIYIPPGKGMSHAYHIINRIFKNKAQSRETDITGMLSFAMNMIKRRSVIILISDFIDEDYEKNLRALAKLHDLVVIHLSDKRESQIPNLGIVPLYDKESGKTLWVNSSSSGFGKNTANYFHENKEKIMHLCRRYQANYLQLDTGQEYVGQLIKLFKVRNRMKKKA; this is translated from the coding sequence ATGAAGGAGATCATTAAGAAATTAAGACAGTATGACATTCGCATAAGAAAGGCGATTAATTCCCATATGCAGGGTGATTTCCATTCTGTGTTTAAGGGTTCTGGTCTGGAATTTGACGATGTAAGAGAATACCAATACGGCGATGATGTAAGAAGTATTGACTGGAACGTATCGGCCAAAGGGCATGGAACCTTCATTAAAACTTACAAGGAAGAGAAGGAACAAACCGTGTTTTTTCTTTTGGATGTGTCGGCATCTCAGGAAATAGGTACCAGCGGCCATCAAAAAATTGACGTAGCAAAGGAAATTTGTGGCGTGCTCTCACTTTCCGCTGTGAGAGAATCCAGCCAGGTTGGAGTATTGGCTTATAGCGATCAAAAAGAGATATACATACCACCGGGCAAAGGCATGTCGCATGCCTATCACATAATCAATCGAATTTTTAAGAATAAGGCGCAATCCAGAGAAACAGATATTACAGGCATGCTTTCTTTCGCCATGAATATGATCAAAAGAAGATCGGTAATTATTTTAATTTCGGACTTTATAGACGAGGATTATGAAAAGAACCTGAGGGCATTGGCGAAACTTCACGATTTGGTTGTAATTCATCTTTCGGATAAAAGAGAAAGTCAAATTCCCAATCTTGGTATTGTTCCTTTGTATGATAAGGAAAGTGGTAAAACACTATGGGTCAATAGTTCATCTTCGGGATTTGGGAAAAACACGGCCAATTATTTTCATGAAAATAAAGAGAAAATAATGCATTTATGCAGGCGTTATCAGGCAAATTATCTACAGCTTGATACAGGTCAGGAGTATGTGGGACAACTAATAAAATTATTTAAGGTCAGAAACAGAATGAAGAAAAAGGCATGA
- a CDS encoding orotate phosphoribosyltransferase, producing MKDQSRIIAKHLLKSSAVRLSPEKPFQWASGWASPIYCDNRLTLSYPEIRNDISTGLIDLVKTYFPVADCISGVATAGIPQASIIADKMNLPLSYVRPNPKSHGMQNQIEGRIEKGSKCVMVEDLISTGGSSLKAVEVLRNEGIEVIGLIAIFTYGFAMADENFKKHNLKYHCLSNYAALIDVAIENNFIKDEQMQTLKEWRKDPANWNK from the coding sequence ATGAAGGATCAATCAAGAATAATTGCAAAGCATTTATTAAAAAGTTCAGCCGTGCGTTTATCACCTGAAAAACCATTTCAATGGGCTTCGGGTTGGGCTTCTCCTATATACTGCGATAATCGATTAACCTTGTCTTATCCCGAAATAAGAAATGACATCAGCACCGGCTTAATTGATCTGGTAAAAACCTATTTTCCGGTGGCCGATTGCATATCCGGCGTTGCCACAGCCGGTATCCCACAAGCTTCAATTATTGCCGATAAAATGAATCTCCCGCTGTCCTATGTCAGGCCAAATCCAAAATCGCATGGCATGCAAAACCAAATTGAGGGAAGGATCGAAAAAGGAAGCAAATGTGTAATGGTAGAAGACCTGATTTCAACGGGTGGCAGCTCTTTAAAAGCGGTTGAAGTATTGAGAAATGAAGGCATTGAAGTAATTGGCTTAATTGCCATTTTTACTTATGGCTTTGCCATGGCCGATGAAAACTTTAAAAAGCACAATTTAAAATATCATTGTTTGAGTAATTACGCAGCATTAATCGATGTGGCCATTGAAAATAATTTTATCAAGGACGAACAAATGCAAACCTTGAAAGAATGGAGAAAAGACCCGGCTAACTGGAATAAATGA
- the coaD gene encoding pantetheine-phosphate adenylyltransferase: MPQKIALFPGSFDPFTSGHQDIVNRGLLLFDKIVIALGKNSNKKRFFDIDFMQEKIKEAFPGESRVEIKPFEGLTAEFAKKEGAKFILRGLRNTTDFEYENSIANINKHLAEGLETVFLITSPELAAISSTVIREVYKNGGDINEFIPYQL; encoded by the coding sequence ATGCCCCAAAAGATTGCTTTATTTCCGGGATCATTTGACCCATTTACAAGCGGACATCAGGATATCGTTAATCGCGGCTTATTGTTATTTGACAAAATCGTAATCGCTCTCGGAAAAAACAGCAATAAAAAAAGATTTTTTGACATTGATTTTATGCAGGAGAAGATCAAAGAGGCTTTTCCCGGTGAATCGCGTGTTGAAATTAAACCCTTTGAAGGGCTGACCGCAGAATTTGCCAAAAAAGAAGGCGCCAAATTTATCCTGAGAGGCTTGAGAAATACCACGGACTTTGAGTATGAGAATAGCATTGCTAATATCAACAAACATCTTGCAGAAGGCCTGGAAACTGTTTTCTTAATCACTTCACCTGAACTGGCGGCCATTAGCTCTACTGTGATTAGAGAAGTATATAAAAATGGCGGTGATATCAACGAATTTATCCCCTATCAACTGTAG
- a CDS encoding DUF3822 family protein, with protein sequence MKDTIQKNHRSTQRIKDEKFNVEDIGSYDLVLYLSSKHFKCSAASEKLGRCVFFESFDFTKTLDQDAILNQLNLIFEEHHVLQAGFWNSVRCVLSEEFFTLVPKDLFIEKKASKLLALNFSEFDARSKDTGFFKPNSGPAISVFSIPKKINTFLKKFYPKIKIQYLHELTSTLEGIISWGAGRPKVEFSAYLHNQNITIVCTDKGKIRFFNTFKYDSPEDAIYYLLSVMQDFDIKASQASLSFYGDVVKDSAIIKSAQKYIKEVHLGERPKLFYFNYEFDEIPSQWHFETFCAYLCK encoded by the coding sequence TTGAAAGACACCATTCAAAAAAACCATAGATCAACCCAACGCATAAAAGACGAAAAATTCAATGTTGAAGATATCGGCTCTTATGACCTTGTACTGTACCTGAGTTCCAAACATTTTAAATGCTCTGCTGCCAGTGAAAAACTCGGACGCTGTGTATTTTTTGAAAGTTTTGATTTTACCAAAACACTCGATCAGGATGCCATTCTTAATCAATTAAATTTAATTTTCGAAGAACATCATGTACTTCAGGCAGGCTTCTGGAATTCAGTGCGATGTGTTCTTTCTGAAGAATTTTTTACTCTGGTTCCAAAAGATCTATTCATTGAAAAGAAAGCTTCAAAATTATTGGCATTAAATTTTAGTGAATTTGATGCCCGTTCCAAAGATACCGGCTTTTTTAAACCCAATAGCGGGCCGGCCATAAGTGTATTTTCAATCCCAAAAAAGATAAATACTTTTCTTAAAAAATTCTATCCCAAGATAAAGATCCAGTATTTACACGAACTGACATCAACTCTTGAAGGTATAATCTCATGGGGCGCGGGCAGACCGAAAGTTGAGTTTTCCGCCTACTTACACAATCAGAATATTACCATAGTTTGTACCGATAAAGGTAAAATTAGGTTTTTCAATACCTTTAAATACGACAGTCCCGAAGATGCCATTTATTATCTCTTATCCGTCATGCAGGATTTTGACATAAAGGCTTCTCAAGCTTCGCTTAGTTTCTATGGCGATGTGGTTAAGGATTCTGCTATAATAAAAAGCGCTCAAAAATATATTAAAGAAGTACACTTAGGCGAAAGGCCAAAACTCTTTTATTTCAACTATGAATTCGATGAAATTCCATCGCAATGGCATTTTGAAACCTTTTGCGCTTATCTTTGTAAATAG
- a CDS encoding NUDIX domain-containing protein: MKIYIDNVLVRFEKEDLIKESSNHSFDEFFELYPNLESGVYQISHFNKEKFLELLPNILTHRPEYSIEIIFNENPEVNIYEDIASTYEAEPAAGGFVKYNDKYLMIKRLGKWDLPKGKIESGENAEMAAIREVKEECGVIASSHGWLCDTHHMYIRKSQLYIKKTSWFLMENEDDSAMKGQEEEGITEVNWFDRKMLETNLIHSYGNIEDVFLNYLKIDKSTVDRG; encoded by the coding sequence ATGAAAATATACATTGATAATGTATTGGTGAGATTTGAAAAAGAGGATCTAATAAAAGAGTCTTCGAATCATTCATTTGATGAATTTTTTGAATTGTATCCAAATCTGGAGAGCGGAGTTTATCAAATCAGTCATTTTAACAAAGAAAAATTTTTAGAATTATTACCCAATATACTTACCCACCGCCCCGAATATTCTATTGAAATTATATTCAATGAGAATCCCGAAGTCAATATTTACGAAGATATAGCAAGTACTTATGAGGCTGAACCTGCAGCAGGTGGTTTTGTCAAATACAATGATAAATATTTGATGATTAAAAGGTTAGGAAAATGGGATTTGCCTAAAGGAAAAATTGAATCAGGTGAAAATGCAGAGATGGCTGCTATCAGGGAAGTAAAAGAAGAATGCGGGGTAATAGCCAGCTCTCATGGTTGGCTTTGCGATACCCATCATATGTACATTAGAAAAAGTCAGCTATACATAAAGAAAACCTCTTGGTTTTTGATGGAAAACGAAGATGACAGTGCAATGAAAGGGCAAGAAGAAGAGGGGATAACTGAAGTTAATTGGTTTGACAGAAAAATGTTGGAAACCAACCTGATTCATTCTTACGGAAATATTGAAGACGTATTTTTAAATTATTTAAAAATCGACAAGTCTACAGTTGATAGGGGATAA
- a CDS encoding histidine--tRNA ligase yields the protein MILKAPGTPKGMRDFSPETMQKRAYIFDAIRMVFEKYGFQALETPAMESLSTLTGKYGDEGDQLLYKVLNSGDFLHKRGNLLVNESDLEKGEKVVAPKITEKGLRYDLTVPFARYVAGNYNELPIPFKRYQIQPVWRADRPQKGRYREFYQCDADVIGTHSLFCEAEIFIMIEEVFKKLNIGDFQILVNNRKLLDQIAKSVGSTNSNSFFTVLDKLDKLGKNVVIDEFAKMSFSETQISRIKDLIDIEGSNSEVLDSIASYLDNADSEGLEELREVLDLHSKLGGNSELIKIQPTLARGLGYYTGTILEVKVNNVQIGSVSGGGRYDDLTGIFGLPNVSGVGFSFGVDRLFDVMEELKLFPEKISKTTDVLIVHFDKKGFEKGLKVIQQLRRAGIAVELFPDTGKLKKQLQYANRKNIPYSIIIGDEELAKEKWQLRDMESGQQQLMSTEKIIEKLK from the coding sequence ATTATTCTGAAAGCACCAGGTACACCAAAGGGTATGAGGGACTTTTCTCCCGAAACAATGCAGAAGCGGGCATATATTTTTGATGCCATTCGAATGGTATTTGAAAAATATGGATTTCAGGCACTGGAAACCCCAGCAATGGAATCATTGAGCACTTTAACAGGAAAATACGGTGATGAAGGCGATCAGCTTTTGTACAAAGTCCTGAATTCCGGTGATTTTCTTCATAAAAGAGGAAATTTATTGGTCAATGAATCAGATCTAGAAAAAGGAGAAAAAGTCGTAGCGCCTAAAATAACTGAAAAAGGATTACGCTATGATTTAACCGTTCCTTTTGCCAGGTACGTCGCCGGCAATTACAATGAATTGCCCATACCATTTAAACGCTATCAAATACAACCCGTATGGCGGGCTGACAGACCGCAAAAGGGGCGTTACAGAGAGTTTTATCAATGCGATGCGGATGTAATTGGAACCCATTCTCTTTTCTGCGAAGCGGAGATCTTTATAATGATAGAAGAGGTGTTTAAAAAATTAAACATCGGAGATTTTCAAATTCTGGTAAATAACAGGAAGTTACTCGATCAGATTGCAAAAAGTGTTGGCTCAACCAACAGCAATTCTTTTTTTACAGTTTTAGACAAACTCGATAAATTGGGAAAAAATGTTGTCATTGATGAATTTGCTAAGATGTCTTTTTCAGAAACACAGATTTCACGAATAAAAGATCTGATAGACATTGAAGGTTCAAACAGCGAGGTTCTGGATTCCATAGCTTCATATCTTGATAATGCAGATTCAGAAGGTCTTGAAGAATTACGGGAAGTCTTAGACTTGCATTCAAAGCTCGGTGGCAATTCAGAATTGATAAAAATACAGCCTACACTGGCCAGGGGGCTTGGCTATTATACAGGAACGATCCTTGAAGTAAAGGTCAATAATGTGCAAATAGGGAGTGTTTCGGGCGGGGGGCGTTATGATGACCTGACCGGTATTTTTGGCTTGCCCAATGTAAGCGGAGTTGGTTTTTCTTTTGGTGTGGATCGCCTTTTTGATGTAATGGAGGAATTAAAACTCTTTCCAGAAAAAATTAGCAAAACGACGGATGTTCTGATTGTCCATTTTGATAAAAAAGGCTTTGAAAAGGGTCTGAAAGTAATACAACAACTGCGCAGAGCAGGTATTGCAGTAGAACTCTTTCCCGATACTGGAAAACTCAAAAAACAATTGCAATACGCAAACAGAAAAAATATCCCATATTCGATTATTATTGGAGATGAAGAGTTGGCTAAGGAAAAATGGCAATTAAGAGATATGGAAAGCGGCCAGCAGCAATTAATGAGTACGGAAAAAATTATTGAAAAACTGAAATGA
- a CDS encoding metallophosphoesterase family protein, with the protein MRIGLISDTHSFIDEQIISLLKDCDQIWHAGDIGDPIVAERLSEISVLKAVYGNIDGPEIRQSYPEHQIFEIESKKIWMTHIGSYPPKYNTSIRKQIEIIRPDIFVCGHSHILKVIPDKKLNLLHMNPGAAGHHGFHKIRTLLRFSIEKGNIHSMEAVELGKRGKIKP; encoded by the coding sequence ATGAGAATAGGACTCATTTCGGATACGCATTCATTTATTGATGAGCAAATAATTTCGCTTTTAAAGGATTGTGATCAAATCTGGCATGCTGGAGACATTGGCGATCCGATTGTTGCTGAACGCCTCTCGGAAATTAGCGTTTTAAAAGCCGTGTATGGAAATATCGACGGCCCAGAAATCAGACAAAGCTATCCGGAACATCAAATTTTTGAAATCGAGTCCAAAAAAATCTGGATGACACATATCGGATCTTATCCGCCCAAATACAATACTTCAATCCGAAAACAAATTGAGATTATCCGACCGGATATATTTGTTTGTGGCCACTCTCATATTTTAAAAGTAATTCCCGACAAGAAATTAAATCTCCTGCATATGAATCCCGGTGCAGCAGGCCATCATGGATTTCATAAAATCAGAACATTGCTACGTTTTTCTATTGAAAAAGGCAACATTCATTCAATGGAAGCGGTAGAGCTGGGAAAAAGAGGCAAAATAAAACCCTGA
- a CDS encoding NUDIX hydrolase produces MDDKFAAKLSKTFGKKLRIRICGILIEEDRILLVKHKGLGKNGFLWSPPGGEPQFLESMEEALKREFFEETGLLVNVREFLFVNEHLQSPLHAIELFFKVERKGGKLVRGKEPETDEINIISNIDFLDTKRIREIGIENMHSLFSEIQSLSEIYRLKGLINKAK; encoded by the coding sequence TTGGACGATAAATTTGCGGCAAAATTATCAAAGACCTTTGGAAAAAAGCTAAGAATAAGAATTTGTGGGATTCTTATTGAAGAAGACCGTATACTTCTGGTCAAACACAAAGGTTTGGGTAAAAACGGATTTCTTTGGTCGCCGCCCGGGGGCGAACCACAGTTTTTGGAAAGTATGGAAGAAGCATTGAAAAGGGAATTTTTCGAAGAAACAGGTCTTTTAGTTAATGTAAGGGAGTTTTTATTTGTCAACGAGCACCTTCAATCACCTCTTCACGCTATAGAATTATTTTTTAAAGTTGAACGCAAAGGGGGAAAACTTGTACGAGGAAAAGAACCGGAAACCGATGAAATCAATATTATTTCCAACATTGATTTTTTAGATACAAAAAGAATTAGAGAAATTGGAATTGAAAATATGCATTCCCTCTTTTCAGAAATCCAGTCATTATCCGAAATTTATAGATTAAAAGGATTGATAAATAAAGCTAAATAG
- a CDS encoding NUDIX domain-containing protein produces the protein MKILVNKVQIEITKDHQDLDRFEYETIYDAKKDKDIFEFLEYESALIIRPSDKLVSKIFETLLEANEDLKIKKLTFVVFKPKLFKESFKKRYQLQALAGGLVQRGNKFLLVYENNKWALPKGRIDAGEQLNEAAKREVEEESSISVNVLFKLGSTYKINAKNKSTLRRYHWFLMETQDRTKLKPSMLEGIKDAKWHTRSEIGRLHAELDWYVEEVLKKYDRFLLKKMRLDTNDD, from the coding sequence ATGAAAATCCTTGTCAATAAGGTTCAAATTGAAATCACCAAAGACCACCAGGATCTTGACCGTTTTGAGTATGAGACAATTTATGATGCCAAAAAGGATAAAGATATATTTGAATTTCTCGAATATGAATCTGCCCTGATAATAAGGCCATCGGATAAATTGGTTTCAAAAATATTTGAAACACTTCTGGAAGCGAATGAAGATTTGAAAATAAAAAAGCTGACATTCGTTGTATTCAAACCCAAACTCTTTAAAGAGAGTTTTAAAAAAAGATATCAGCTGCAAGCTTTGGCAGGCGGGCTTGTACAAAGGGGTAATAAATTTTTACTTGTTTATGAAAACAATAAATGGGCTTTGCCAAAAGGACGCATTGATGCAGGTGAGCAGTTAAACGAAGCTGCCAAAAGAGAAGTGGAAGAGGAATCTTCAATTTCTGTCAATGTATTATTTAAACTGGGGAGCACCTATAAAATAAATGCCAAAAATAAATCTACTCTCCGGCGATACCATTGGTTTTTAATGGAGACCCAGGATAGAACCAAATTAAAACCTTCTATGCTGGAAGGTATAAAAGATGCAAAGTGGCATACCAGATCGGAGATAGGACGCTTACACGCTGAGCTCGATTGGTACGTTGAAGAAGTATTAAAGAAATACGATCGTTTTTTGCTCAAAAAAATGCGATTGGATACGAACGATGACTAA